From one Lolium rigidum isolate FL_2022 chromosome 4, APGP_CSIRO_Lrig_0.1, whole genome shotgun sequence genomic stretch:
- the LOC124647440 gene encoding xyloglucan galactosyltransferase KATAMARI1 homolog, translating into MRRHHAADLPPSVGGDILKATNDKLGKFDKGGGRCSRLCSLLILAATVSMLARHCYDFGVAGTVARVEHGLSSSRHRTRKINPIARGKSPLSDPFISPPRDAGHTNSGKELPDPLAASVPVDTGSSVTGPDGGGEQRGEHAFARALAAANDRGDLCGDRYIYVQELPPRFNTDLLRDCGTLSPWTDKCKHTANGGFGPQLSGSQGGVLQETGWYDSDEHMLDVIFHDRIKRYECLTNDSSLAAAIFVPFYAGLDVARHLWGHNASSLDALALDMVRLVTARPEWRAMGGRDHFFVAGRTTWDFRRLGNGSTGWGSSLLRLPAVRNMTALVLEASPWNLNDAAIPYPTSFHPATDEGIFFWQDRVRGLKRQWLFSFAGAARPEDARSIASHLVEQCAASAACSLMECRKGPGNRCDSPAGVMKLFQSSTFCLQPQGDTYTRRSVFEALLAGCIPVFFHPGTAFVQYTWHLPKNHAEYSVYISDEDVRRNVSVEERLRRIRPDDVERMRGAVVGLIPAMIYSDTSSKLESTVNDAFDVAVEAVTRKVTKIRKRIVEGLPEDEKLEMYSWKYPLLGEGQKVEDSHEWDPLFASN; encoded by the coding sequence ATGAGGCGACACCACGCGGCCGACCTGCCGCCGTCGGTGGGCGGCGACATACTGAAGGCGACTAATGACAAGTTGGGGAAGTTCGACAAGGGCGGTGGCCGCTGCTCCCGCCTCTGCTCCCTCCTCATCCTCGCCGCCACCGTGTCGATGCTAGCGCGCCACTGCTACGACTTCGGCGTCGCCGGCACCGTCGCGCGCGTCGAGCACGGTCTTTCGTCCTCGCGGCACCGCACCCGCAAGATAAACCCGATCGCCCGCGGCAAATCGCCGCTCTCCGATCCTTTCATCTCGCCGCCGCGTGACGCCGGCCACACGAACAGTGGCAAGGAATTGCCTGATCCTTTGGCCGCGTCGGTGCCGGTCGATACTGGCTCTTCCGTCACCGGACCTGACGGTGGAGGCGAGCAGCGCGGAGAGCACGCCTTCGCCCGCGCGCTCGCGGCGGCAAACGACAGAGGAGACCTGTGCGGCGACCGGTACATCTACGTGCAGGAGCTGCCTCCCCGCTTCAACACCGACTTGCTCCGGGACTGCGGGACGCTCTCCCCGTGGACGGACAAGTGCAAGCACACGGCCAACGGCGGCTTCGGCCCGCAGCTCAGTGGCAGCCAGGGCGGTGTGCTCCAGGAGACCGGGTGGTACGACTCCGACGAGCACATGCTCGACGTCATCTTCCACGACCGGATTAAGCGGTACGAATGCCTCACCAACGATTCCTCCCTCGCGGCCGCCATCTTCGTCCCGTTCTACGCCGGCCTCGACGTGGCACGACACCTCTGGGGGCACAACGCCTCGTCGCTGGACGCGTTGGCGCTCGACATGGTGCGCCTGGTGACCGCGCGCCCCGAATGGCGCGCCATGGGCGGCCGCGACCACTTCTTCGTCGCCGGCCGCACCACCTGGGACTTCCGGCGGCTGGGCAACGGCTCCACCGGGTGGGGGAGCAGCCTCCTCCGTCTCCCGGCCGTCAGGAACATGACGGCGCTAGTCCTGGAGGCCAGCCCGTGGAACCTGAACGACGCCGCCATCCCGTACCCGACATCCTTCCACCCGGCGACCGACGAGGGCATCTTCTTCTGGCAGGACCGGGTGCGCGGTCTGAAACGCCAGTGGCTCTTCTCCTTCGCAGGCGCGGCGCGCCCCGAGGACGCCAGGTCCATTGCAAGCCACCTCGTGGAGCAGTGCGCGGCGTCCGCTGCCTGCTCGTTGATGGAGTGCAGGAAGGGGCCGGGCAACAGGTGCGACTCCCCGGCGGGAGTCATGAAGCTCTTCCAGAGCTCGACGTTCTGCCTACAGCCGCAAGGCGACACGTACACGCGCAGATCGGTGTTCGAGGCCCTGCTCGCCGGCTGCATCCCGGTCTTCTTCCACCCCGGCACCGCGTTCGTGCAGTACACCTGGCACCTGCCCAAGAACCACGCCGAATACTCTGTCTACATTTCGGATGAAGACGTCCGCCGCAACGTGAGCGTGGAGGAGAGGCTGAGGAGGATACGGCCGGACGACGTCGAGAGGATGAGGGGAGCGGTCGTGGGCCTCATCCCGGCGATGATCTACAGCGACACGTCGTCGAAGCTTGAGTCGACTGTGAATGACGCGTTCGACGTGGCCGTGGAAGCCGTCACTAGGAAGGTGACGAAGATCAGGAAACGCATCGTGGAGGGCCTTCCGGAGGATGAGAAGTTAGAGATGTATAGTTGGAAGTATCCATTGTTGGGAGAAGGGCAGAAGGTTGAAGACTCCCATGAATGGGACCCATTGTTTGCCTCCAATTAG